One window from the genome of Elaeis guineensis isolate ETL-2024a chromosome 5, EG11, whole genome shotgun sequence encodes:
- the LOC114914243 gene encoding laccase-7-like: MARLVLILAIALVFVASMADAAVVEHTFHVGNLTVRRLCQSRVITAVNGRLPGPTIDVHEGDTVVVHVINDSPYNLTIHWHGIFQILSAWADGPSMITQCPIQPGNSYTYKFKITGQEGTLWWHEHSSVLRETVYGAIIIRPRRGTKAYPFPKPDKEVPILLGEWWNANIVDVATQAFLTGDAMNVSDAYTINGKTGDLYPCSTEDIYELEVETGKTYLLRIINAALDNQLFFKIAGHRFTVVAVDASYTNPYKTDLIVISPGQTVDALMVADATPASYYMAALPYISTASPRPAFDNTTTTGIVRYKSASPSSQPVMPTMPSFFDNDAAFRFYSNLTGLLRPGDRTVPLHVDERMFVTVGLGRTACQPGQVLCNQTAGALAASMNNASFQFPTTISILQAHYEGVKGVYTADFPDEPPVFFDFTNASDPSLQYLMFTSKSTKVKRLKYNTTVEMVLQDTAILGIESHPMHIHSFNFFVVAQGFGNYDQATAEKSYNLVDPQLRNTIAVPTGGWAVIRFTANNPGVWLMHCHFDSHLLLGLATAFEVDNGPTAESTLPPPPPDYPTCQIQLRSVADNWKLNKIE; this comes from the exons ATGGCTCGGTTGGTGCTCATATTGGCAATTGCTCTGGTCTTCGTCGCATCCATGGCAGATGCTGCCGTTGTCGAGCACACGTTCCAT GTTGGAAACCTCACGGTACGACGATTGTGCCAGAGCAGAGTGATCACTGCCGTGAATGGTCGTCTTCCGGGCCCAACCATAGATGTCCACGAGGGCGATACGGTGGTGGTTCATGTCATCAACGACTCACCCTACAACCTTACCATCCACTG GCATGGCATATTTCAGATACTGAGTGCTTGGGCCGACGGGCCAAGCATGATAACCCAATGCCCGATACAACCCGGGAACAGCTACACCTACAAATTCAAAATTACCGGCCAAGAGGGCACCCTGTGGTGGCATGAACATTCCTCGGTCCTCCGAGAAACAGTCTACGGTGCTATCATCATCAGACCAAGGCGAGGCACCAAAGCCTATCCTTTCCCCAAACCGGACAAGGAAGTCCCTATTCTACTCG GTGAGTGGTGGAACGCGAACATAGTTGACGTGGCCACGCAAGCCTTTCTTACCGGCGACGCTATGAATGTTTCCGATGCATATACCATCAATGGAAAAACCGGTGACCTTTACCCATGTTCAACAGAAG ACATCTACGAGCTGGAAGTGGAGACGGGAAAGACCTACTTGCTCCGGATCATCAATGCTGCACTCGATAATCAGCTCTTCTTCAAGATCGCCGGGCACCGCTTCACCGTGGTAGCCGTGGATGCCAGCTACACCAATCCCTACAAGACTGATCTGATCGTCATCTCCCCCGGCCAGACCGTCGATGCCCTCATGGTGGCCGATGCAACACCGGCGAGCTACTACATGGCCGCCCTCCCGTACATCAGCACCGCTAGCCCACGGCCGGCCTTCGACAACACGACCACCACGGGCATCGTCCGATACAAATCCGCCTCGCCGTCTTCGCAACCCGTGATGCCGACCATGCCCTCCTTCTTCGACAACGATGCGGCCTTCCGCTTCTATTCCAACCTTACCGGTCTCCTCAGGCCAGGGGACCGCACCGTCCCTCTCCATGTCGACGAGCGCATGTTCGTTACGGTGGGGTTGGGCCGGACTGCTTGCCAGCCGGGTCAAGTGTTGTGCAATCAGACCGCGGGAGCGCTCGCCGCCAGCATGAACAACGCGTCCTTCCAGTTCCCCACCACCATCTCGATTTTGCAGGCACATTATGAGGGTGTGAAGGGGGTTTACACGGCGGACTTCCCCGACGAGCCGCCGGTGTTCTTCGATTTCACCAACGCCTCCGATCCATCTCTGCAGTACTTGATGTTCACGTCCAAGTCTACGAAGGTGAAGAGGCTCAAGTACAACACGACGGTGGAGATGGTGCTGCAGGACACGGCGATACTGGGGATCGAGAGCCACCCGATGCACATCCATAGTTTCAACTTCTTCGTGGTGGCGCAAGGGTTCGGAAACTACGACCAAGCCACGGCAGAGAAGAGCTACAACCTCGTCGACCCACAACTGAGGAACACCATTGCCGTTCCGACCGGCGGTTGGGCCGTCATCCGATTCACTGCTAATAATCCAG GTGTGTGGCTCATGCACTGCCACTTTGACTCCCACTTGCTGCTGGGGTTGGCGACGGCTTTCGAGGTGGACAATGGACCCACCGCTGAATCCACCCTCCCCCCACCACCTCCAGATTACCCCACTTGTCAGATTCAGCTGAGGTCGGTTGCGGACAACTGGAAACTAAATAAGATAGAATAG